The following proteins are co-located in the Solanum pennellii chromosome 8, SPENNV200 genome:
- the LOC107027542 gene encoding uncharacterized protein LOC107027542 encodes MPGYAMFMKDMVTKKRSGSFEDDDRVQHCSFIATKSHVQKKEDLGAFTNPCTIGLLHFAKALCDLGASINLMPPSIYKKLGLGDPKPTTMWLLTTDRTVKSPIGILHDVLVKVESFTFSADFVILDCEVDFEVPIILRRPFLATRRELVEMEEGKMKFRLNNEEATLNICRSMK; translated from the coding sequence atgcccggttatgctaTGTTTATGAAGGACATGGTGACAAAGAAGAGATCGGGGAGTTTTGAAGATGATGACAGAGTGCAACATTGTAGTTTTATTGCTACAAAGTCTCATGTGcagaagaaagaagatttgGGCGCCTTCACTAATCCATGTACTATAGGGTTGCTACACTTTGCCAAGGCACTATGTGATCTTGGTGCGAGCATAAATCTTATGCCTCCGTCCATTTATAAAAAGTTAGgcttgggtgacccaaagcctacTACGATGTGGTTACTTACGACTGATCGAACTGTGAAGAGTCCCATTggtatactccatgatgtgcttgtGAAAGTCGAATCATTCACATTTTcggccgattttgtgattcttgattgtgaagttgaCTTTGAGGTCCCCATTATTCTAAGAAGACCATTTCTTGCAACTCGGCGTGAATTAGTCGAAATGGAGGAGGGGAAAATGAaatttaggttgaacaatgaagaagcaactttaAATATATGTAGGTCCATGAAGTAG